Proteins encoded together in one Nitrospiraceae bacterium window:
- the prcA gene encoding proteasome subunit alpha, with protein sequence MALPYYVSPEQMMQDRAEYAKKGIAKGRSIIAMEYSDGVLFVADNPSASLFKISEIYDSIAFSGAGRYSEFENLRKAGIQHADVKGMMYSREDVTARSLANGYSQILGTLFSQEMKPYEVELLLAQVGETPERNELYRISFDGSIVDERKFMAIGGRSETILTLLKKEIPHTCPSLKEALTLCQHAFEQGADSRSNLEGLEVALLDRTRIGRRFRRVPILEATQILA encoded by the coding sequence GTGGCCCTGCCCTATTACGTTTCACCCGAACAAATGATGCAGGACCGGGCGGAATATGCCAAAAAAGGCATCGCCAAAGGCCGGTCAATCATCGCCATGGAATATTCAGATGGTGTGCTGTTTGTCGCCGATAACCCCAGCGCCTCCCTGTTTAAAATCTCTGAGATCTATGACAGCATCGCATTTTCAGGCGCGGGAAGATACAGTGAATTTGAGAATCTCCGAAAAGCCGGCATTCAACATGCGGACGTCAAAGGCATGATGTATAGCCGCGAAGATGTGACCGCACGATCACTGGCAAATGGCTATTCACAAATTCTCGGCACGCTCTTTAGCCAGGAAATGAAACCCTACGAAGTGGAACTACTCCTGGCTCAGGTCGGTGAGACACCGGAGCGCAATGAGTTATACCGCATCTCGTTTGATGGCAGTATTGTGGATGAACGAAAATTCATGGCCATTGGAGGACGATCTGAAACCATTTTAACCCTCCTCAAAAAAGAAATCCCTCATACTTGCCCTTCCCTAAAAGAAGCCTTAACGCTCTGCCAACATGCGTTTGAACAGGGCGCGGATTCTCGATCAAACCTCGAAGGTTTGGAAGTTGCGCTCTTGGACCGAACTCGAATAGGCAGAAGATTTCGGCGAGTCCCGATCCTCGAAGCTACCCAAATTCTCGCCTAA
- the arc gene encoding proteasome ATPase encodes MGIRKTDDHIREIEKLRTEIESMELEMRQLHDSRQKLHLSQQKNEQLVSTLQEAKAQIEALRKEVDKLTAPPSTFAVFYNTNADGTVNVSLGGRKLRVNLHPSIPPESLKKGQEVILNEGLNVIESRGYDPQGEIAHLKHLLDDGRAVVSLRLDDERVVEISDSLKQQTLSVGDHLLFEPRSGYLIEKLPKGEMEELVIEEVPDIQYDQIGGLTKELEQVKDAVELPFLYPELFAEHRLSPPKGLLLYGPPGCGKTLIAKAVANSIAKKLGHLKGKDVRSYFLHIKGPELLNKYVGESERQIREVFAKAKEKASHGNPVIVFFDEMDALFRTRGTGISSDMESTIVPQFLSEIDGVESLRDVIVIGASNRQDLIDPAVLRPGRLDIKIKIPRPDKQGAKDILGKYLHADLPLAESELTQHGSDRSAYINHLIDTTVEAMYALTEENQFLEVTYANGEKETVYFKDFASGALIESVVSRAKKLAIKRAISGDTKGLKSEDFLRGIREEFKEQEDLPNTTHPDDWAKIAGKKGEKIVHVRTLTTDEDSEPREIETISVGHYF; translated from the coding sequence ATGGGTATCCGAAAAACAGACGATCATATCCGTGAAATTGAAAAGTTACGAACCGAGATTGAGTCCATGGAACTCGAAATGCGGCAGCTGCATGACTCTCGACAGAAGCTGCACCTTTCTCAGCAGAAAAACGAACAGTTAGTTTCTACTTTGCAGGAGGCCAAAGCCCAAATCGAAGCCCTTCGAAAGGAAGTCGATAAACTCACCGCGCCTCCTTCAACTTTTGCCGTCTTTTATAACACCAACGCAGACGGGACCGTGAATGTCTCGCTTGGCGGCAGAAAGCTACGGGTCAACCTCCATCCTTCTATCCCGCCAGAATCCCTTAAGAAAGGCCAAGAGGTCATATTGAATGAAGGCCTGAACGTGATTGAATCGCGAGGGTATGATCCGCAGGGCGAAATCGCACATCTCAAACACCTACTGGACGACGGGCGAGCAGTGGTCAGCCTTCGCCTGGACGACGAGCGAGTGGTTGAAATCTCTGATTCGCTGAAACAGCAGACGTTGAGTGTCGGCGACCACCTCCTCTTTGAACCACGATCCGGATACCTCATCGAAAAACTTCCCAAAGGTGAAATGGAAGAACTCGTCATCGAGGAAGTCCCAGATATTCAGTACGACCAAATCGGCGGCCTTACCAAAGAACTGGAGCAGGTGAAGGATGCCGTGGAACTGCCCTTTCTCTACCCTGAGCTATTTGCTGAACACCGCTTATCACCCCCCAAAGGTCTTCTGCTGTATGGACCTCCGGGATGCGGAAAAACCTTGATTGCCAAAGCGGTCGCAAACTCCATCGCGAAAAAACTTGGTCACCTCAAAGGCAAGGACGTTCGCAGTTACTTCCTCCATATCAAGGGACCGGAATTATTGAATAAATATGTCGGTGAGTCTGAACGTCAAATTCGAGAAGTATTTGCGAAAGCGAAGGAGAAGGCGTCACACGGCAATCCGGTCATCGTCTTTTTTGATGAAATGGATGCGTTATTCCGAACAAGAGGGACAGGGATTTCCTCGGACATGGAATCGACCATCGTACCCCAATTTTTATCTGAAATTGATGGCGTAGAAAGCCTTCGAGACGTGATCGTCATCGGTGCCAGTAACCGGCAAGACCTCATTGACCCGGCAGTTTTGAGACCGGGGCGTTTGGATATCAAAATAAAAATTCCCAGACCTGATAAACAGGGTGCAAAGGATATCCTCGGGAAATATCTTCACGCAGACTTGCCCCTTGCGGAATCCGAATTGACCCAACATGGCTCGGATCGATCGGCGTATATCAATCATCTAATCGACACCACGGTCGAGGCCATGTATGCGTTGACCGAGGAAAATCAATTTCTAGAAGTCACCTATGCCAATGGTGAAAAGGAAACCGTGTACTTCAAGGATTTTGCCAGTGGCGCATTGATCGAAAGTGTCGTCTCCCGCGCGAAAAAACTGGCCATCAAACGGGCAATTTCCGGCGACACCAAAGGCCTCAAATCCGAGGATTTTCTGCGGGGCATTCGCGAAGAATTCAAGGAACAGGAAGATTTACCAAATACCACTCACCCCGATGATTGGGCAAAAATAGCAGGGAAAAAGGGCGAAAAAATCGTTCATGTGCGCACTTTAACCACCGATGAGGATTCAGAGCCACGAGAAATAGAAACCATCAGCGTCGGTCATTATTTTTAA
- a CDS encoding peptidoglycan DD-metalloendopeptidase family protein translates to MPGNTDDHLWIDAISSMTRVNQFFHTGVLPIGLLLVLGQAGWSADPSTIKDEISQERLRLEKLNQEIAETQKETKRIEKKHGSVLKTIDKLDRQLYEQKKERNRINDQIKVTDEELANLSKKIGEIEQDVQTRQSSISARLRLLYMEGRTGYLKTLFAAESFTEAAHRMDYLSWVAQREHQLVRQFQEDLSNLQELKEKQTAAREDLVRFQGETQQTIKKVSGLKRQKRSVLVSLSKEKDAHERMIEDLQRSAEQVDSLLKELDRRFQLAQSRMRQPPGALPSLGSLLWPVEGKVVSYFGRQKHPTFDTFVTKKGIEISAQEGSPIRAVSSGNVVYADWLKGYGLVVIVDHTNGFYSLYAHASKLLVAEGQSVKNGQVIGETGETGVTQEDTLYFELRKGTTPIDPLKWLVKQP, encoded by the coding sequence GTGCCTGGGAACACTGACGACCATTTATGGATCGATGCGATTTCGTCTATGACACGAGTTAACCAATTTTTCCACACGGGAGTGCTCCCAATCGGACTGCTCCTGGTCTTAGGCCAAGCCGGTTGGAGCGCTGACCCATCAACCATCAAGGATGAAATCAGTCAGGAACGGCTGCGGCTGGAAAAACTCAATCAGGAAATTGCCGAAACCCAAAAGGAAACCAAACGGATCGAAAAGAAGCATGGGTCGGTTTTGAAAACCATTGATAAATTGGACCGCCAGCTCTATGAGCAAAAGAAAGAACGCAATCGCATTAATGACCAGATCAAAGTAACAGACGAGGAATTGGCGAACCTGAGCAAGAAGATTGGGGAAATTGAGCAGGACGTTCAAACCCGGCAATCCTCCATTTCCGCTAGACTTCGGTTATTATATATGGAAGGCCGCACAGGCTACTTGAAAACTCTTTTCGCCGCTGAATCATTCACCGAGGCCGCACACCGGATGGATTATCTTTCATGGGTTGCCCAACGGGAGCATCAGCTTGTCCGACAGTTTCAGGAAGACCTTTCGAATCTCCAAGAGCTCAAGGAGAAACAGACGGCGGCTCGCGAGGATCTTGTTCGCTTCCAGGGAGAAACACAACAGACCATCAAAAAAGTTTCAGGGCTCAAACGTCAAAAACGCTCCGTCCTGGTCAGTCTCTCCAAGGAAAAAGACGCACATGAACGGATGATTGAAGACCTTCAGCGTTCAGCGGAACAGGTGGATAGCCTTCTCAAAGAATTGGACCGGCGTTTTCAATTGGCGCAATCCCGGATGCGCCAACCGCCTGGAGCTCTCCCATCTCTTGGATCTCTGCTCTGGCCGGTGGAAGGAAAGGTGGTCTCATATTTTGGTCGGCAAAAACATCCCACTTTTGATACATTTGTGACGAAAAAAGGCATTGAAATCAGCGCGCAGGAGGGGAGCCCGATTCGCGCAGTTTCCTCGGGAAATGTTGTCTATGCCGACTGGCTCAAGGGATACGGCTTGGTCGTGATTGTTGACCATACGAATGGCTTTTATTCTCTTTATGCCCATGCCTCAAAGCTCTTAGTGGCTGAAGGCCAATCTGTCAAAAACGGGCAAGTCATTGGCGAAACAGGCGAAACAGGCGTCACCCAAGAAGACACTCTTTATTTTGAATTACGTAAAGGCACCACCCCCATCGATCCCCTAAAATGGCTGGTAAAACAGCCTTAA
- the thiE gene encoding thiamine phosphate synthase: MSSRVLPRLYLLTDRQQTLHRPLPSVITEAVDAGVRMVQVREKDLRTRELTSLCQQLCPLIKHHQGTILVNDRIDLVLALGADGVHLRTDSLPVSVARRLLGTRYLIGVSTHSVEEARVAEAEGADFIVLGPIFDTPSKRAYGPPLGIQVLQEAGRFLHLPIYAIGGITPIRIPDVLSAGAYGVAVISSILQSPSIPGTTRELLARLS, encoded by the coding sequence ATGTCCTCACGCGTTCTTCCTAGACTCTACCTTCTGACCGACCGCCAACAAACCCTTCATCGTCCCCTCCCTTCCGTGATAACCGAAGCGGTAGACGCCGGGGTCCGGATGGTGCAAGTCCGGGAAAAAGATCTTCGGACTCGAGAATTGACTTCCCTCTGTCAGCAGCTCTGCCCTCTCATCAAACACCACCAGGGAACAATCTTAGTGAATGATCGTATCGACTTGGTCCTTGCCCTGGGAGCCGACGGCGTACACCTTCGAACAGACAGCCTTCCCGTTTCCGTTGCCCGTCGCCTGCTAGGAACGCGATACCTCATCGGCGTCTCAACGCATTCCGTTGAAGAAGCCCGAGTGGCGGAAGCGGAAGGCGCCGACTTCATCGTGCTGGGACCCATTTTTGATACGCCTTCAAAGCGAGCGTATGGACCACCTTTAGGAATACAGGTTCTTCAGGAAGCCGGACGATTTCTCCACTTGCCCATCTATGCCATAGGAGGAATCACCCCGATTAGAATTCCTGACGTCTTATCAGCAGGGGCTTACGGTGTGGCCGTCATTTCCTCTATTCTTCAATCGCCCTCAATTCCAGGCACCACCCGCGAACTGTTGGCACGATTGTCCTGA
- a CDS encoding thiazole synthase — MNQDPLIIAGRTFHSRLWVGTGKYQNFEETRKAIEASGADVVTVAVRRVNITDNKSENLLDYLDPKKYTILPNTAGCYTVEDAVRYSRLARAAGVSDLVKLEVIGDERTLFPDTAGLIEAAKILIAEGFVVLPYTNDDPIVAKKLVDIGCPAVMPLAAPIGSGLGIRNPYNLKIIMETVNVPVIVDAGVGTASDAALAMEYGADAVLMNTAIAGAKDPLMMATAMRYAVDAGRLAYRAGRIPRKLYATASSPIEGML; from the coding sequence ATGAATCAGGATCCCTTAATTATTGCCGGTCGAACATTCCACTCTCGACTCTGGGTTGGAACAGGAAAATATCAAAACTTTGAGGAAACCCGAAAAGCGATTGAGGCTTCCGGGGCTGATGTGGTGACGGTGGCAGTACGCCGCGTCAATATTACCGATAACAAATCGGAAAATTTATTGGACTACCTCGATCCGAAGAAATACACCATTTTACCCAACACGGCCGGATGTTATACCGTCGAAGATGCTGTTCGTTATTCTCGACTGGCCCGCGCTGCGGGAGTTTCAGATTTGGTGAAATTGGAAGTCATTGGAGATGAACGCACCCTATTTCCTGATACGGCAGGACTCATTGAAGCCGCAAAAATTTTGATTGCCGAAGGTTTTGTCGTATTGCCATATACGAACGACGACCCTATTGTCGCCAAAAAGTTAGTCGATATTGGTTGTCCTGCCGTCATGCCACTCGCAGCACCGATCGGTTCTGGGCTTGGCATTCGCAATCCCTATAATCTCAAAATCATCATGGAAACGGTCAATGTACCGGTCATCGTTGACGCCGGAGTTGGAACCGCTTCTGACGCAGCTCTGGCCATGGAATACGGAGCAGATGCCGTATTAATGAATACGGCTATTGCCGGAGCCAAAGACCCGTTGATGATGGCCACGGCCATGCGGTATGCCGTTGACGCCGGACGATTGGCTTACAGAGCTGGAAGAATTCCCAGGAAGTTATATGCGACTGCCAGCAGCCCCATTGAGGGAATGTTGTAA
- a CDS encoding histidinol-phosphatase, which translates to MVMEKSINEDLRALFVSMAGLLASRGENPYKVKAYRRAADSLKSLQEDVSELANRGELQTIPGIGKELSLKIREYLTTGRIRAYEELKTPLPDSILEWVELPGFSEPIVHDLVFRLGITTWEDLEALAQSHLLQTLPGLGTRGEEILTAIRAKREACQES; encoded by the coding sequence ATGGTCATGGAAAAAAGCATCAACGAGGATCTTAGGGCTTTGTTCGTGTCGATGGCGGGTTTGTTGGCATCCAGAGGTGAGAATCCCTACAAGGTCAAGGCCTATCGCCGGGCTGCTGACTCACTGAAGAGCCTCCAAGAGGATGTCTCAGAGCTGGCGAATCGTGGCGAACTCCAAACGATTCCCGGCATTGGCAAGGAGTTATCCCTGAAAATTCGGGAATACCTCACTACGGGCCGTATCCGTGCGTATGAAGAATTAAAAACTCCTCTACCTGATTCGATTCTGGAATGGGTGGAGCTTCCAGGATTTTCAGAACCGATTGTTCACGATCTGGTTTTTCGATTGGGCATCACAACTTGGGAAGATCTGGAAGCCTTGGCCCAATCGCATTTACTGCAAACTCTTCCAGGTCTAGGGACCAGAGGTGAGGAAATTTTAACGGCGATTCGAGCAAAGCGGGAGGCTTGTCAGGAGTCATAA
- a CDS encoding proteasome accessory factor PafA2, which produces MLRILGTETEFGIISRSPGHPDPVANSLRLISHCPHLPAPTALWDYENENPFWDARGFPVEGEPERPSASYNRQLNKVLPNAGRLYVDGAHPEYSTPECSNPREVVAYERAGDHIVAECLARLNHSMGEENFLVYRNNSDGKGNSFGYHENYILSRRIPFEQVANVLLPFFVSRPIFCGAGKVGAENGTDPVHYQISQRADFFECLLDLNTMVNRPIINTRDEPHAHQADYRRLHVIVGDANMSEVSTFLKVGTTAIIMEMLEQQGALPHIELTDPVKAIKAVSRDLTVKCSLPLNNGQHTTALAIQRAFLQSAHDFYRTREVSPVTKEVLVRWESTLDTLERDPFELRREVDWVAKHALIQSYMDRKRCSWNDPRVAMMDLQYHDVRPNKGLYYTLERTGQIERLTLELEIERARQTAPAFTRAFFRGQCLKHLPGQVYGMSWTSILLHTGNSTIKRIPLMDPYRGTQQLTQELFRDITSVDQLLSRLVKS; this is translated from the coding sequence TTGCTGCGAATTCTTGGAACGGAAACTGAATTCGGAATCATATCTCGCTCACCAGGCCACCCTGATCCCGTAGCGAATTCCCTTCGGTTAATCAGTCACTGTCCTCATCTCCCCGCTCCCACGGCCCTATGGGATTACGAAAATGAAAATCCCTTTTGGGATGCGCGTGGCTTTCCGGTCGAAGGCGAACCCGAACGACCAAGCGCCAGTTATAATCGTCAACTCAACAAAGTATTGCCCAATGCCGGTCGCCTCTATGTCGATGGAGCTCACCCGGAATATTCCACCCCCGAATGCAGCAATCCCCGGGAGGTGGTGGCCTATGAACGTGCCGGTGACCACATTGTGGCTGAGTGCTTGGCCCGACTGAACCACAGTATGGGAGAAGAGAATTTCCTGGTGTACCGTAACAATTCAGACGGAAAAGGAAACAGCTTCGGATACCACGAAAATTATATTTTGTCCCGCCGGATTCCATTTGAACAGGTAGCGAACGTTCTACTCCCCTTCTTTGTTTCACGCCCCATCTTTTGTGGCGCAGGGAAAGTGGGAGCCGAAAACGGCACAGATCCTGTGCATTATCAAATCTCACAGCGGGCAGATTTTTTTGAATGTCTGCTTGACCTCAATACCATGGTCAACCGTCCCATCATTAATACCCGTGATGAACCCCATGCCCATCAAGCCGACTACCGTCGCCTCCATGTCATCGTGGGTGATGCCAATATGTCCGAAGTATCAACCTTCTTAAAGGTCGGCACGACGGCCATTATCATGGAAATGCTGGAACAGCAAGGGGCTCTCCCACATATCGAATTGACCGATCCGGTCAAGGCCATCAAGGCGGTATCCCGAGATTTGACTGTGAAATGTTCGCTTCCGCTAAACAATGGGCAACACACCACCGCCCTCGCTATTCAGCGGGCCTTTCTGCAATCAGCCCATGACTTTTATCGGACCAGAGAGGTCTCTCCTGTCACCAAGGAGGTGCTTGTCCGATGGGAATCCACTTTGGATACCTTGGAGCGTGATCCCTTTGAGCTTCGGCGAGAAGTCGATTGGGTCGCTAAACATGCATTGATTCAATCCTATATGGATCGTAAACGCTGTTCCTGGAATGATCCCAGGGTGGCCATGATGGATTTACAATATCACGACGTGCGACCAAACAAGGGCCTGTACTATACCCTGGAGCGGACGGGGCAAATTGAACGATTGACTCTCGAGCTGGAGATCGAGCGTGCTCGCCAGACTGCACCGGCTTTCACACGGGCATTTTTCCGTGGTCAATGCTTAAAACACCTACCGGGCCAGGTATACGGCATGAGCTGGACTTCCATCCTCCTTCATACCGGAAATTCTACCATTAAGCGTATCCCACTGATGGATCCTTATCGAGGCACCCAACAGCTCACCCAAGAATTGTTTAGGGACATTACCTCCGTGGATCAGTTATTATCCCGACTCGTGAAATCCTGA
- the thiS gene encoding sulfur carrier protein ThiS, with translation MKIVVNGEQRETEEPLTVAQLLETLQLRSEQVAVEINLKILDRGDFLNWNLHDGDKVEILSFIGGGSPT, from the coding sequence ATGAAAATAGTCGTGAATGGAGAGCAGCGCGAGACCGAAGAACCTCTGACGGTCGCACAGCTTTTAGAAACGCTCCAGCTCCGGTCCGAACAAGTCGCAGTAGAGATCAACCTTAAAATTTTGGATCGCGGAGATTTCCTCAACTGGAATCTCCACGATGGGGACAAGGTTGAAATTTTAAGCTTTATTGGAGGCGGCTCTCCCACATGA
- a CDS encoding Lrp/AsnC ligand binding domain-containing protein, whose protein sequence is MAISAFVLIDTTGTHTKSAYKTLTRIQGVKSVYPVTGPFDLIAHVEAETLEELNDLIMVRLRGIDGVIKTNTAIVLDF, encoded by the coding sequence ATGGCAATTTCGGCATTTGTTTTGATTGACACGACAGGCACTCACACCAAGAGTGCCTATAAAACACTTACACGCATTCAAGGTGTGAAATCTGTCTATCCGGTGACAGGTCCGTTTGATTTAATTGCCCATGTGGAAGCCGAAACATTAGAGGAGCTGAACGACCTCATTATGGTTCGTCTTCGAGGGATTGATGGGGTCATTAAAACGAATACGGCAATTGTTCTCGACTTCTAA
- a CDS encoding S41 family peptidase, with product MSHERLSTVVISGLTLTAILLVGIVIGKGGDRAGYASEPYEELQIFAEVLSQVKKNYVEETQTKDLVQGALRGMLAGLDPHSSFMTPDMFKEMQVETKGEFGGLGIQIGVKNNRLTVISPIEDTPAFEAGIQPGDTIIKVDDKPTKDLTLMEAVQHMRGARGTSVELTIEREGLEKPLIFTLKRDIIKIQSVRSKLLEGNLGYVRLSQFQEATVDDLSAELEKLASKNIQGLILDLRNNPGGLLTAAVGVSEQFLESGRLVVSIQGRNGKKDEYRARASSKNYQFPMIVLVNHGSASASEIVAAAMQDWGKAVVIGTTTFGKGSVQTILPLSDGSGLRLTTAKYFTPNGKSIHSIGVQPDIVIDPKPVQVAKQESAEGKKDESTGDAPAPSPAKPPVPSDPQDKDQPQPIPPDDLQLLKAVEMLKSWKVFKQLKPAA from the coding sequence ATGTCACATGAACGATTGTCGACGGTAGTGATTTCTGGTTTGACCTTAACCGCCATCCTTTTGGTGGGGATTGTCATCGGAAAAGGAGGAGACCGGGCGGGTTATGCCAGCGAACCCTACGAAGAATTGCAAATTTTCGCTGAAGTACTTTCGCAAGTCAAAAAGAATTATGTGGAGGAAACACAAACCAAGGATCTTGTCCAGGGTGCCCTGCGAGGCATGCTGGCGGGCCTTGATCCACATTCTTCTTTTATGACTCCTGATATGTTCAAAGAAATGCAAGTTGAAACGAAGGGAGAGTTCGGAGGGCTTGGGATTCAAATCGGAGTAAAAAACAATCGCCTGACGGTGATCTCACCTATTGAGGATACTCCGGCCTTTGAAGCCGGCATTCAGCCCGGAGACACCATTATTAAAGTTGACGACAAACCAACAAAAGATCTCACGCTCATGGAGGCCGTTCAGCACATGCGCGGGGCACGAGGAACTTCTGTGGAATTGACCATAGAGCGTGAAGGGCTGGAAAAACCTCTGATCTTTACCCTCAAACGCGACATCATTAAAATTCAAAGCGTTCGCTCCAAGCTGCTGGAAGGCAACCTTGGATACGTTCGTTTGAGCCAATTTCAAGAAGCGACAGTCGACGATCTCTCCGCGGAATTGGAAAAATTAGCTTCCAAAAACATTCAGGGTTTAATTCTCGATCTTCGAAATAATCCCGGAGGTCTGTTGACAGCTGCCGTAGGAGTCTCCGAACAATTCCTGGAATCCGGCCGGCTGGTGGTCTCGATACAAGGGCGCAACGGCAAAAAGGATGAATATCGTGCACGGGCAAGTAGTAAGAACTATCAATTTCCAATGATAGTGCTGGTCAACCACGGTTCTGCCAGCGCATCGGAAATCGTGGCTGCAGCCATGCAGGATTGGGGGAAAGCCGTCGTTATTGGCACCACAACTTTTGGAAAGGGATCGGTGCAAACCATTCTCCCCCTCTCCGATGGATCAGGCCTTCGCCTGACCACGGCAAAATACTTTACCCCAAACGGCAAGTCGATTCATTCTATTGGGGTGCAGCCCGACATTGTCATTGATCCGAAACCCGTACAGGTGGCGAAACAGGAATCCGCCGAAGGGAAAAAAGACGAAAGCACTGGGGATGCCCCTGCGCCTTCTCCCGCCAAACCACCAGTCCCCTCAGATCCCCAGGACAAAGACCAGCCCCAGCCCATTCCCCCGGATGACCTTCAATTACTGAAGGCTGTAGAAATGTTGAAATCATGGAAGGTCTTTAAGCAGTTAAAACCGGCCGCATAA
- the prcB gene encoding proteasome subunit beta: protein MNSENVSLPNFSADTCSSFYQYLTSQRPDLLPMARWEHSLPQQGQTDASLMSTRPLPWPHGTTVLAFTYDNGVLIAGDRRATEGFQIAANRMEKVFQTDGFSAMAIAGAAGPCVEMAKLFRIELEHYEKLDGQPLTCEGKANRLGHMVKANFPMVLHGLVVIPLFVGYDHKREIGRLFKYDITGGRYEDTDFHAVGSGGKDARSTLKEYFRKNLSEDAAVKVALRALFNAADEDVGTGGPDLVRRIFPTVKLVDARGVRDVDNTQLATVCEALVNEKQET from the coding sequence ATGAATTCTGAAAACGTTTCCCTTCCAAACTTCTCAGCTGACACATGTTCCAGTTTCTACCAATACCTCACCTCCCAACGACCCGACTTACTCCCCATGGCACGGTGGGAACACTCACTCCCCCAGCAAGGCCAAACAGACGCTTCATTGATGTCTACCAGGCCTCTTCCCTGGCCACACGGCACCACGGTTCTCGCCTTTACCTATGATAACGGCGTCCTCATCGCCGGAGACCGTCGCGCCACCGAGGGATTTCAAATTGCCGCAAATCGAATGGAAAAGGTTTTTCAAACCGATGGCTTTTCTGCCATGGCTATTGCAGGAGCTGCAGGGCCCTGCGTGGAAATGGCAAAACTTTTCCGCATCGAACTGGAACATTATGAAAAACTGGACGGACAACCCTTAACCTGCGAAGGAAAAGCCAATAGGCTTGGCCATATGGTCAAGGCCAACTTTCCCATGGTCTTACATGGACTCGTAGTCATTCCCCTGTTTGTCGGCTATGACCACAAACGAGAGATTGGTCGCCTTTTCAAATATGACATAACGGGAGGACGCTACGAGGATACGGATTTTCATGCAGTCGGCTCAGGAGGGAAAGATGCGCGATCTACCCTCAAAGAATATTTCCGAAAAAACTTATCGGAGGACGCGGCGGTCAAAGTGGCCCTTCGCGCTCTATTCAATGCCGCAGATGAAGATGTCGGAACCGGGGGACCAGACCTGGTGCGACGAATCTTCCCGACCGTTAAATTAGTTGACGCCCGGGGGGTTCGGGATGTGGATAACACCCAATTGGCTACAGTGTGCGAGGCCTTAGTGAACGAGAAACAGGAGACATAA